A stretch of Drosophila gunungcola strain Sukarami chromosome 3L unlocalized genomic scaffold, Dgunungcola_SK_2 000002F, whole genome shotgun sequence DNA encodes these proteins:
- the LOC128257337 gene encoding uncharacterized protein LOC128257337 yields the protein MDLWQKLRVHINEFFFENYPYIALYSGVGVAFTAYLHYQWQMHHYDLMHWKHLTEAFSQDIDCFQLAILLVIFAINAIFVFIILSIYLKPGQGNPDDGGEMSLPEIKDRYARFILLRLIARLDRIHSKISAKRKTLTFQHCARAHANMAKAVALFRKDARKLILPNESEILMPIEDIYGVAEDEDRLLRRSGYYKLIIDTTDDTVKALFNAK from the coding sequence ATGGATCTCTGGCAGAAGCTTCGAGTGCATATAAACGAGTTCTTCTTCGAGAACTACCCGTACATAGCGCTCTACAgcggagtgggcgtggcatttACCGCCTACCTGCACTACCAATGGCAGATGCACCACTACGACCTGATGCACTGGAAGCACCTGACGGAGGCCTTCTCgcaggacatcgactgcttcCAGCTGGCGATTCTGCTGGTGATATTTGCGATCAACGCCATCTTCGTGTTTATCATTCTGAGCATTTACTTGAAACCGGGACAGGGAAACCCCGACGACGGCGGTGAGATGTCCTTGCCGGAGATCAAGGATCGCTATGCCCGCTTCATCCTGCTGCGGCTGATAGCCCGCCTCGATCGCATCCACTCGAAGATCTCGGCGAAGCGGAAGACTCTCACCTTCCAGCACTGTGCCAGGGCCCACGCGAACATGGCCAAGGCGGTGGCCCTGTTCCGCAAGGATGCCCGCAAGCTGATCCTGCCGAACGAGTCCGAGATCCTGATGCCCATCGAGGACATCTACGGCGTGGCCGAGGACGAGGACCGACTGCTGCGGCGGTCGGGCTACTACAAGCTGATCATCGACACCACCGACGACACGGTCAAGGCTCTGTTCAACGCCAAGTGA
- the LOC128257431 gene encoding LOW QUALITY PROTEIN: AFG3-like protein 2 (The sequence of the model RefSeq protein was modified relative to this genomic sequence to represent the inferred CDS: deleted 1 base in 1 codon), whose product MAFRLFGTAKTMAGMMRRNYATGKVHRTSTGATGAGVYIMPAELSPLLRYLVKQIQLLCKKPPKGFEKYFEAGGKSTGQPKGAVGDKKPPSGAAKSASEKPSTSAKPASAPAPGQSRSQTESKSDWNFGMFSNSARGAAGRGANTPGGRPLGEGGGGGDRERWIILGAIGAVVLVGSFAFFEMGYKEISWKEFVNSYLSKGVVEKLEVVNKKWVRVRLQQNSNSGGGVLWFNIGSVDSFERNLETAQTEQGTESINFVPVIYRNEVEAASLTGLLPTLLIIGFLVYMMRKSADMMGGGRGRKGGGLFGGVMQSTAKLTNPTEIGVGFKDVAGCEEAKIEIMEFVNFLKNPQQYIDLGAKIPKGAMLTGPPGTGKTLLAKATAGEANVPFITVSGSEFLEMFVGVGPSRVRDMFAMARKHAPCILFIDEIDAVGRKRGGKTFGGHSEQENTLNQLLVEMDGFNTTTNVVVLAATNRVDILDKALMRPGRFDRQIYVPAPDIKGRASIFKVHLGSLKTTLDKNDLSRKMAALTPGFTGADIANVCNEAALIAARDSKDSIVLKHFEQAIERVIAGMEKKTNVLAPEEKRTVAHHEAGHAVAGWFLEHADPLLKVSIIPRGKGLGYAQYLPKDHYLLSKEQLFDRMCMTLGGRVAEELFFNRITTGAQDDLKKITDIAYSQVVRFGMNEKVGQVSFDVGQAGDPVFSKPYSEDTAQLIDGEVRSIIKCAHEATTGLLTKHKEDVKKVAERLLQNEVLSRDDMIELLGPRPFKEKSTYEEFVEGTGSFEEDTTLPEGLKSWNKEKERTEPLDAGSTPTSPPTKPVTAQSS is encoded by the exons ATGGCGTTCCGGCTGTTTGGCACGGCCAAAACGATGGCCGGAATGATGCGGCGCAACTATGCGACGGGAAAG GTTCATCGCACATCTACGGGAGCCACTGGCGCCGGGGTGTACATTATGCCCGCGGAACTGTCCCCCCTCCTCCGGTACCTAGTCAAACAGATCCAGCTGCTGTGCAAGAAGCCGCCCAAGGGATTCGAGAAGTACTTCGAGGCCGGCGGCAAGTCGACTGGCCAACCCAAGGGAGCCGTCGGCGACAAGAAGCCCCCCTCGGGAGCCGCCAAATCCGCCTCCGAGAAACCTAGCACATCGGCAAAACCCGCCTCCGCCCCCGCCCCCGGCCAATCCCGATCCCAGACGGAGTCCAAGTCGGACTGGAACTTCGGGATGTTCAGCAACAGCGCGAGGGGAGCGGCGGGAAGGGGGGCGAACACGCCGGGCGGCAGGCCGCTGGGCgagggcggcggcggcggcgacaGGGAGCGCTGGATCATCCTCGGCGCCATCGGAGCCGTCGTCCTGGTCGGCTCCTTCGCCTTCTTCGAGATGGGCTACAAGGAGATCTCCTGGAAGGAGTTCGTCAACAG CTACCTGTCCAAGGGCGTGGTGGAGAAGCTGGAGGTGGTCAACAAGAAGTGGGTGCGAGTGCGTCTGCAGCagaacagcaacagcggcggcggcgtcTTGTGGTTCAATATCGGCAGCGTGGACAGCTTCGAGCGGAACCTGGAGACGGCGCAGACGGAGCAGGGAACGGAGTCCATCAACTTTGTGCCCGTGATCTACCGCAACGAGGTGGAGGCGGCCAGTTTGACGGGTCTGCTGCCCACGCTGCTCATCATCGGCTTCCTGGTCTACATGATGCGCAAGTCGGCGGACATGATGGGCGGCGGACGAGGACGCAAGGGTGGTGGCCTCTTTGGCGGCGTTATGCAGTCCACCGCCAAGCTGACCAATCCCACCGAGATTGGCGTGGGTTTCAA AGATGTAGCCGGCTGCGAGGAGGCCAAGATCGAGATCATGGAGTTCGTGAACTTCCTGAAGAACCCGCAGCAGTACATCGATCTGGGTGCCAAGATACCAAAGGGGGCCATGCTGACTGGTCCGCCCGGCACGGGTAAAACGCTGCTGGCCAAGGCCACCGCCGGCGAGGCGAACGTGCCCTTCATCACCGTGTCCGGGTCCGAGTTCCTCGAGATGTTCGTGGGCGTTGGTCCGTCGCGAGTGCGCGACATGTTCGCCATGGCGCGCAAGCACGCTCCCTGCATCCTCTTCATCGACGAGATCGACGCCGTGGGCCGG AAGCGCGGCGGCAAGACCTTCGGCGGTCACTCGGAGCAGGAGAACACGCTCAACCAGCTGCTGGTCGAGATGGACGGCTTCAATACCACCACGAACGTGGTTGTGCTGGCGGCCACCAATCGTGTGGACATTCTGGACAAGGCTCTCATGCGACCGGGTCGCTTTGATCGGCAGATCTATGTCCCAGCGCCCGACATCAAGGGCAGGGCGAGCATCTTCAAGGTGCATCTGGGTAGCCTGAAGACCACGCTGGACAAGAACGATCTGAGCAGGAAGATGGCGGCTCTGACGCCGGGATTCACGGGCGCCGACATAGCCAACGTGTGCAACGAAGCTGCCCTGATCGCCGCCCGCGACTCCAAGGACTCGATTGTCCTAAAGCACTTCGAGCAGGCCATCGAGCGTGTAATCGCTGGCATGGAGAAGAAGACCAATGTCCTGGCGCCGGAGGAGAAGCGAACGGTGGCGCACCACGAGGCCGGCCATGCGGTGGCCGGCTGGTTCCTGGAGCACGCCGATCCCCTGCTCAAGGTCTCGATCATCCCGCGCGGCAAGGGCTTGGGCTATGCCCAGTACCTGCCCAAGGACCACTACCTGCTGTCCAAGGAGCAGCTGTTCGATCGCATGTGCATGACCCTCGGCGGCCGCGTGGCCGAGGAGCTGTTCTTCAATCGCATCACCACGGGTGCCCAGGACGATCTGAAGAAAATCACCGACATTGCCTACTCCCAGGTCGTGCGCTTCGGCATGAACGAGAAGGTGGGACAGGTCAGCTTCGATGTGGGCCAGGCCGGCGATCCCGTCTTCAGTAAGCCCTACTCCGAAGACACAGCTCAGCTGATCGATGGCGAGGTGAGGTCGATTATCAAGTGCGCCCACGAAGCCACCACTGGTCTGCTGACCAAGCACAAGGAGGATGTGAAAAAAGTGGCCGAGCGACTGCTCCAAAACGAGGTGCTCAGCCGAGATGACATGATCGAGCTACTGGGACCGCGGCCCTTCAAGGAGAAGTCCACCTACGAGGAGTTCGTCGAGGGAACCGGCTCCTTCGAGGAGGACACCACCCTGCCCGAAGGCCTCAAGAGCTGGAACAAGGAGAAGGAGCGCACGGAGCCCCTGGACGCCGGCAGCACGCCCACCTCGCCGCCCACCAAGCCCGTAACTGCCCAGAGCAGTTAG